Within Vicia villosa cultivar HV-30 ecotype Madison, WI linkage group LG1, Vvil1.0, whole genome shotgun sequence, the genomic segment gtattttgcacaagtgttctcttttgcttctgatcagaacttctatttataggcgctgagagaggagatgaccgttgggagcattaaATTTACGTAGTAGCATTAACTAcattaggtcgattcttagtccctgtgggttcgatatcttttaaaactacgcgatagactgtgcacttgcagtcataatcatagacataccccattgtcgcaatcaagtttttggcgccgttgccggggactaattTGGTCGATAATCGTAATTAACTGTTACATTGTAGAGACTAAGGCAACAATTTTTCTAATTCCCTTTATGCATGCCAAGTACTCGCTCTCGAAGTGAAGACTTAGTGCTGCCATTTCCCAAACCGGAGCGTTCTATCACCGTATCACGTCGATTACAACGTACTCGCACTCTTGTTCCTACTCCTACTTCTGAACCAGTCGAATAATCAACCATGGGAGAACAACCGCGTCCTCTTAAATCTTATGCTATTCCTTCGCAAGCTGAACCTCACAATAGCATTGCTGCTCCTGctattgaggcgaacaatttcgagcTAAAACCATCATTGTTGTCAGCTGTACAACAAAACCAATTTTCTGGAAATGCGACGGAAGATCCTAATCTTCATTTGTCAGTGTTCTTGCAATACGCCTTTTTGTCTAAACCCATTGATCTGGGCTCTTAGCATGGCGGTCTTGCTAGGTGGAAAATAAAGCGCCAGGAAGACTTTCTTAAGTTCATTCCAGGTCATGACAGAATTGGCGGGTAAAGACTGGAGCCAAGCTCTAGCTCTATCCCTcagtgagaaaggaaaaaggcgCAGTCGTATAGCTTCCGAACTGACGCCATTTGCTTTATTCGAAGCGTGGGAAAGATACAAAGACATGCTTAGACTTTGTCCGCATCACGGTTTAGAACAATGGTTAATCATCCATACCTTCTACAATGGTCTCCTCTACAATACGAGACTTACAATTGACGCCGCCGTAGGTGGCGCACTGATGGATAAAGAATATGCTGATGCTTACACACTTATCGAAAGCATGGCTCAAAACCATTATCAATGGGGAAGCGAGAGAGCTCAATCAGAGAAAACTTATGGAGAGAAATCTTCAACGAAGAATGGGATGTACGAGATAAGTAGCCTCGACTGCGTTAACGCCAAAGTCGATGCCCTAACTCGGATGATTGAAAACCTCACTATAGTACCTGTAGCCGACGTGGCTGTTGTTTCCCCCAATTTCAAAGTATGTGGAATGACTGGACATGCTGCTTCTGATTGCCATCTTTTGGCAGGAGTTTCCCCTGAaccagtaaactatgctcaaggaaacccctaCTCAAACACGTATAACCCAGGATGGAAGAATCACCCTAATTTCTCGTACAAGAACAATAATGCTTTGTACGCACCTGGTCAAGCACCCAGTGTACCACCTGGATACCAAAAGGCACCATTCGCTGCTCCTAATGTCCCTAGGAAGTCTAACTTAGAAATAATGATGGAAAATTTCATAGCCACTCAAACCCAGACTAATAAGGATTTCATAATCCAGAACGTGCACACTAATGAGCAAATCAAACAGTTAGCGACCAAAGTAGACGCGTTGGCCACTCACAACAAGATGCTTGAGACACAAATCTCTCAAGTGgcacaacaacaagcacctactgccgcACCTGCTGGGACGTTTCCAGGACAGCCACAACCAAACCCAAAAGGACATGCTCATGCTATTATTCTGCGAAGTTGTAGAGAGATGGATGAACCGACCGACCCTAGGCTTAAAAACCCTGCTATGTTCCAAAGCCCTAGGAAGACAACTGAGGAGGAAAGTAGACCCAAGGATAAACCGAATGATCCAAAAGAGCAAAAGGACAAGGAAGGCGAGATAGAGGAGAAAGAAGCGCCATACATACCTCCACCACCTTATAAACCACCTATCCCGTACCCTCAAAGACTCAAGAAATCTAAAAACATAGGGCAATTTAAGAAATTTGTCGAACTTCTTAAACAATTGAACATTACAATTCCGTTTACAGAAGCCATTACCCAAATGCCCTTGTATGCTAAGttcctaaaagaaatcttatcgaataaaaagaaattaaaagacaaTGAGACCGTAACACTCACTGCTGAATGTAGTgccataattcaaaataaaatgccaCCTAAGCTGAAAGACCCAGGAAGTTTCTCCATACCCTGCAATATAGGAAAAATTGTCATAGACAAAGCTTTATGCGACTTAGGAGCTAGTATTAgcctaatgcctttgtccatttgcgAGAAACTAAACATGGGAGATCTAAGACCAACCAAGATGTCAGTACAACTTGCAAACCGATCTGTCAAGTATCTTGTAGGTGTGCTTGAGAATGTACCCGTCCGCATCAGACAATTCTACATTCCTACGGATTTCATAATTATGGACATAAAAGAAGACGACAATACTCCTATAATCTTAGGAAGACCTTTTCTAGCTACCGCTGGAGCTATTATAGACATTAAGAAAGGCAAGTTGACATTCGAAGTAGGTGAGGAGAAGGTCGAGTTTATTCTAACACAATTCCTTCAAGCCCTAGCTATAGAAGATACATGTTATCTAGTGGATGTTATTGATGAATGTATAAGAGAGATATGATTACCGGAGGAATCCTACTCTGAAGTTATAAGGATTCCGATGCCCCTGATTTTCGAAGATGACAATTGGCGTCCGGTATATCGAGACGATAGTTTAAGCGAATGCTTAGCCTTAACACCCAACCCTATGCCTTGCCCAAAGAAACCAACCTTGGACCTTAAACCATTGCCCAAGACTCTTAGGTATGAATATCTAGACAATGAGCTCAAAAGACCAGTAATAGTCAACATAGATCTAGGAGCCACAGAGACGGAGAAACTATTACAAGTTTTAAGAAAGTATCCATCTGCGTTAGGATATAACATTGctgatctgaaaggaataagtccttccataTGTATGCATCGCATCATGTTGGAAGAAGATTGCAAAACCTCTATGAAGTATCAAAGAAGGGTCCTGAGCACAGTAGTTAAAGATGAAGTTACCAAACTTCTGAATGCTGGAATCATATATTCAATCTCTGATAGTCAGTGGGTAAGTCCGGTCCATTGTGTGCCAAAGAAGGGAGGCATAACAGTTACCATAAACAAGTCTGGCGAATCTATAGCCGAGAGAAAGGTAACTTGAGCAAGGATGTGTATAGACTATCGTAAGTTAAACAAAGCCACGaggaaagaccatttccctcttcCCTTTATTGACCAGATGCTCGAACGCTTAGCAAAACATTCCTATTACTGTTACCTGGATGGTTACTCAGGATTCTTTCAAATTTCGATTCACcctgtgtttacggtgatttccggtaaacaaccgctagtcttccaaactataataaatatgatttggttactcgcaggatcgaatagattgatcct encodes:
- the LOC131659980 gene encoding uncharacterized protein LOC131659980, with amino-acid sequence MTELAGKDWSQALALSLSEKGKRRSRIASELTPFALFEAWERYKDMLRLCPHHGLEQWLIIHTFYNGLLYNTRLTIDAAVGGALMDKEYADAYTLIESMAQNHYQWGSERAQSEKTYGEKSSTKNGMYEISSLDCVNAKVDALTRMIENLTIVPVADVAVVSPNFKVCGMTGHAASDCHLLAGVSPEPVNYAQGNPYSNTYNPGWKNHPNFSYKNNNALYAPGQAPSVPPGYQKAPFAAPNVPRKSNLEIMMENFIATQTQTNKDFIIQNVHTNEQIKQLATKVDALATHNKMLETQISQVAQQQAPTAAPAGTFPGQPQPNPKGHAHAIILRSCREMDEPTDPRLKNPAMFQSPRKTTEEESRPKDKPNDPKEQKDKEGEIEEKEAPYIPPPPYKPPIPYPQRLKKSKNIGQFKKFVELLKQLNITIPFTEAITQMPLYAKFLKEILSNKKKLKDNETVTLTAECSAIIQNKMPPKLKDPGSFSIPCNIGKIVIDKALCDLGASISLMPLSICEKLNMGDLRPTKMSVQLANRSVKYLVGVLENVPVRIRQFYIPTDFIIMDIKEDDNTPIILGRPFLATAGAIIDIKKGKLTFEVGEEKVEFILTQFLQALAIEDTCYLVDVIDECIREI